The Deinococcus sedimenti genome window below encodes:
- a CDS encoding ATP-binding cassette domain-containing protein, which yields MSAPLVALRDVDVIAGGDTRLRGVTLDVPRRAALRLWGPNGGGKTTLLRLLAGEVAPVRGERVYGLGGGVQRSAVWARRSLRLVGPDAEAFYLTREWVQTVQDVLLAALSGERLNLWEATPGARARVAEVAALTGLGTLLGRDVRTLSHGQRRRVMLGAALMPAPELLLLDEFTDGLSPQARAELGALIARVHASGVGVVLAMHRPEEAPDLPWRTLRVEGGVVTEATPVGDAPSPALTLPGSSGGGEVLVDVRDAVVFRDGHRALGPVSWSWRTGEHWLVTGENGSGKSTLARLIAGELHPALGGSVRRAFLGRDLLTERRAQMGLVSAELGIRQRRDWSGREVIGSAWSGAEGFSPDLTPEQARVVEELAAHLSLTDLLDRTAESLSQGQLRRLLLARAVAHRPRLLILDEGLDFLDAHSRAAFLALLPGLARAGTHVMVIAHRDTDAPAGLTHHLHLDGGRVAFTRPLQSDSAHLQALP from the coding sequence ATGAGTGCGCCGCTGGTGGCCCTGAGGGACGTGGACGTGATCGCGGGTGGGGACACGCGCCTGCGCGGCGTGACGCTGGACGTGCCGCGCCGCGCGGCGCTGCGGCTGTGGGGGCCGAACGGGGGTGGGAAGACGACGCTGCTGCGCCTCCTGGCGGGTGAGGTCGCCCCGGTGCGTGGCGAGCGGGTGTACGGCCTGGGGGGCGGGGTGCAGCGCTCGGCGGTGTGGGCGCGGCGGTCGCTGCGGCTGGTCGGGCCGGATGCCGAGGCGTTCTACCTGACGCGCGAGTGGGTGCAGACCGTGCAGGACGTGCTGCTGGCGGCGCTGTCCGGCGAGCGGTTGAACCTGTGGGAGGCGACGCCGGGGGCGCGGGCGCGTGTGGCGGAGGTCGCGGCCCTGACGGGACTGGGGACGCTGCTGGGGCGGGACGTGCGGACGCTGAGCCATGGGCAGCGGCGGCGGGTGATGCTGGGCGCGGCGCTGATGCCCGCGCCGGAACTGCTGCTGCTGGACGAGTTCACGGACGGCCTGAGCCCGCAGGCCCGCGCGGAACTGGGCGCGCTGATCGCGCGGGTGCACGCGTCGGGGGTGGGGGTGGTGCTCGCCATGCACCGCCCGGAGGAGGCCCCGGACCTACCGTGGCGGACGCTGCGGGTGGAGGGGGGCGTGGTGACCGAGGCCACGCCGGTCGGAGACGCGCCCTCCCCTGCCCTGACGCTGCCGGGCTCGTCGGGTGGTGGGGAGGTGCTGGTGGACGTGCGGGACGCCGTGGTATTCCGGGACGGGCACCGCGCGCTGGGGCCGGTCAGCTGGTCGTGGCGCACGGGGGAGCACTGGCTGGTGACCGGCGAGAACGGCAGCGGCAAGAGCACGCTGGCGCGGTTGATCGCCGGGGAGCTGCATCCCGCGCTGGGCGGGAGCGTCCGGCGGGCGTTCCTGGGGCGCGACCTGCTGACCGAGCGCCGCGCGCAGATGGGACTGGTCAGCGCGGAGCTGGGCATCCGGCAGCGGCGGGACTGGTCGGGCCGCGAGGTGATCGGCAGTGCCTGGAGCGGCGCGGAGGGCTTCAGCCCCGACCTCACGCCGGAGCAGGCGCGCGTGGTGGAGGAACTGGCGGCGCACCTCTCCCTGACGGACCTGCTGGACCGCACGGCGGAGTCGCTGTCGCAGGGACAGTTGCGGCGGCTGCTGCTGGCCCGCGCGGTCGCGCACCGCCCGCGCCTGCTGATCCTCGACGAGGGCCTGGACTTCCTGGACGCCCATTCGCGCGCCGCGTTCCTGGCATTGCTGCCCGGTCTGGCCCGCGCGGGCACGCACGTCATGGTGATCGCGCACCGCGACACGGACGCCCCGGCGGGCCTCACGCACCACCTGCACCTGGACGGCGGCCGGGTCGCGTTCACGCGCCCGCTCCAGTCAGACTCGGCTCACCTTCAGGCTCTACCCTGA
- a CDS encoding histidine phosphatase family protein, whose amino-acid sequence MPRILHLIKHGRPQFRTGVPAHEWPLAPDALTDLPALTARLDPRPDVIVCSLEPKAHATAQALADHLGVPLRPMHGLHEQLRYTARFHADPTDFQAEYRAFFAQPDRLVVGEETARDARTRFSNAVNAVMAANPQSTVAVVAHGTVISLFVAALRGVDPYPLWRDLPLLGVVTVPWEPGAAGARTAP is encoded by the coding sequence ATGCCCCGCATCCTGCACCTGATCAAACACGGCAGACCGCAGTTCCGGACGGGCGTCCCGGCGCACGAGTGGCCGCTGGCCCCGGACGCCCTGACCGATCTGCCCGCGCTGACGGCGCGCCTGGACCCGCGTCCGGACGTGATCGTGTGCTCGCTGGAACCCAAGGCGCACGCGACCGCGCAGGCGCTGGCCGATCACCTGGGGGTGCCGCTGCGGCCCATGCACGGCCTGCACGAGCAGCTGCGGTACACGGCCCGCTTTCACGCCGACCCGACGGATTTCCAGGCGGAGTACCGCGCGTTCTTCGCGCAGCCGGACCGGCTGGTGGTCGGCGAGGAGACCGCACGGGATGCCCGTACCCGCTTCTCGAACGCCGTGAACGCCGTCATGGCCGCCAACCCGCAGTCGACCGTTGCGGTCGTGGCGCACGGGACGGTCATCAGCCTGTTCGTCGCGGCGCTGCGCGGCGTGGACCCGTACCCGCTGTGGCGGGACCTGCCACTGCTGGGGGTCGTCACGGTGCCCTGGGAACCCGGCGCAGCGGGGGCGCGTACTGCCCCGTAA
- a CDS encoding SPFH domain-containing protein, translated as MGFTIFVIVLLVLVLVTLFAGVKSVPQGSEWTQERFGKFQRTLKPGLNIIIPYIDRIGRRVNMMEQVLDVPSQEVITKDNALVTVDGVVFYQVLDAAKASYEVSNLNQAILNLTMTNIRTVMGSMDLDELLSNRDQINARLLTVVDEATEPWGVKATRIEVKDIKPPADLVASMARQMKAEREKRANILDAEGFRQAAILKAEGEKQAEILSAEGRRQAAFMEAEARERAAQAEAEATRLVSDAIAAGNVQAINYFVAQRYVDALKDIASAPNQKTLILPLEATSILGSLQGVAEIARDAFGRKG; from the coding sequence ATGGGATTCACCATTTTTGTGATCGTGCTGCTCGTGCTGGTGCTGGTCACGCTGTTCGCCGGAGTCAAGAGCGTGCCGCAGGGCAGCGAGTGGACGCAGGAACGCTTCGGGAAGTTCCAGCGGACGCTGAAGCCCGGGCTGAACATCATCATTCCGTACATCGACCGCATCGGGCGCAGAGTGAACATGATGGAACAGGTGCTCGACGTCCCCAGTCAGGAGGTCATCACCAAGGACAACGCCCTGGTCACCGTGGACGGCGTGGTGTTCTACCAGGTGCTCGACGCCGCCAAGGCCAGCTACGAGGTCAGCAACCTGAACCAGGCGATCCTGAACCTCACCATGACGAACATCCGCACCGTGATGGGCAGCATGGACCTCGACGAACTGCTGTCGAACCGCGACCAGATCAACGCCCGCCTGCTGACCGTCGTGGACGAGGCCACCGAGCCGTGGGGCGTCAAGGCCACGCGAATCGAGGTCAAGGACATCAAACCTCCGGCCGATCTGGTCGCCAGCATGGCCCGCCAGATGAAGGCCGAACGCGAGAAACGCGCCAACATCCTCGATGCCGAGGGGTTCCGGCAGGCCGCGATCCTGAAGGCCGAGGGCGAGAAGCAGGCCGAGATCCTCTCCGCCGAGGGACGCCGTCAGGCGGCGTTCATGGAGGCCGAGGCCCGCGAACGCGCCGCGCAGGCCGAAGCCGAGGCGACCCGGCTGGTCAGTGACGCGATTGCTGCGGGGAACGTGCAGGCCATCAACTACTTCGTCGCGCAGCGCTACGTGGACGCCCTGAAGGACATCGCCAGCGCCCCCAACCAGAAGACCCTGATCCTGCCGCTGGAGGCCACGAGCATCCTGGGCAGCCTGCAGGGCGTCGCGGAGATCGCGCGCGACGCCTTCGGACGCAAGGGCTGA
- a CDS encoding NfeD family protein, with translation MDWLPTLERVQSWHWWVLGALLLILEVAAPGIFFVWLALAAFALGLLVFVLPILPVAVQLLLFAALSVVAVTLGRRYVTRLLPDSPEAGRVNRGSHRLVGQTVTVVTPIVNGMGRVRVGDSEWRATGPDTPQGARVVIVAADGPTLHVREVNGTWT, from the coding sequence GTGGACTGGCTGCCCACCCTGGAACGCGTGCAGTCCTGGCACTGGTGGGTGCTGGGCGCCCTGCTGCTGATCCTGGAAGTCGCCGCGCCCGGCATCTTCTTCGTGTGGCTGGCCCTCGCCGCGTTCGCGCTGGGCCTCTTGGTGTTCGTCCTGCCCATCCTGCCGGTCGCCGTGCAGCTGCTGCTGTTCGCCGCGCTGAGCGTCGTGGCGGTCACGCTGGGCCGCCGCTACGTGACGCGCCTCCTGCCGGACTCGCCGGAGGCGGGCCGCGTGAACCGGGGTTCGCACCGGCTGGTGGGGCAGACGGTCACGGTCGTCACGCCCATCGTGAACGGCATGGGCCGGGTGCGGGTGGGGGACAGCGAGTGGCGCGCCACCGGCCCGGACACCCCGCAGGGCGCGCGGGTCGTGATCGTCGCGGCGGACGGCCCGACCCTGCACGTCCGCGAGGTCAACGGCACCTGGACGTAA
- a CDS encoding antibiotic biosynthesis monooxygenase encodes MSDAATPSPTTVPPQATGITLVVTERVRLSKLDAYEAWARRLHALQATQPGFVGLHVLRDAGGPVAEYVTLVRFASPQALEAWRATPAYRSALAELDEFTADEVEYREAQGLEAWFDRPARLPAPPLWKNVIVGIVGVYPLIMLFAWLLRPLTGEWPAWASTLATASVSTLFLNWPVLPWLSRLLRPWLYPTRRT; translated from the coding sequence ATGTCCGACGCTGCCACACCCTCCCCCACCACTGTTCCGCCCCAGGCCACGGGCATCACCCTGGTCGTCACCGAACGCGTCCGCCTGTCGAAACTCGACGCCTATGAGGCGTGGGCGCGGCGCCTGCACGCCCTCCAGGCGACCCAGCCGGGCTTCGTGGGGCTGCACGTCCTGCGGGACGCGGGCGGCCCGGTCGCGGAGTACGTGACGCTGGTTCGGTTCGCGTCCCCGCAGGCGCTGGAAGCGTGGCGCGCCACGCCCGCGTACCGTTCGGCGCTGGCGGAACTGGACGAGTTCACCGCCGACGAGGTCGAGTACCGCGAGGCGCAGGGCCTGGAGGCGTGGTTCGACCGCCCGGCGCGCCTGCCCGCCCCGCCGCTGTGGAAGAACGTGATCGTGGGCATCGTGGGCGTGTACCCGCTGATCATGCTGTTCGCGTGGCTGCTGCGGCCCCTCACCGGGGAGTGGCCCGCGTGGGCGTCCACGCTGGCGACCGCGTCGGTCTCCACGCTGTTCCTGAACTGGCCGGTGCTGCCATGGCTGTCGCGCCTGCTGCGCCCCTGGCTGTACCCCACCCGGCGCACCTGA
- a CDS encoding DinB family protein produces MWPELRELFVRDIQKLITELEAYPDDASVWRVRGDIVNPAGTLALHLIGNLSQFVGADLGGVPFTRDREAEFARRDVPRAELIAGLREVSARVVATLDGLDESRLDEVSARHLPGFPEGMTVRYFLIHLYGHLNWHLGQVDYHRRMLD; encoded by the coding sequence ATGTGGCCTGAACTGCGGGAGCTGTTCGTGCGGGACATCCAGAAGCTGATCACGGAACTGGAAGCGTACCCGGACGACGCCTCCGTGTGGCGGGTGCGGGGGGACATCGTGAATCCGGCGGGGACGCTGGCGCTGCACCTGATCGGGAACCTGTCGCAGTTCGTCGGCGCGGACCTGGGCGGCGTGCCGTTCACGCGGGACCGGGAGGCGGAGTTCGCCCGGCGGGACGTGCCCCGCGCGGAACTGATCGCGGGCCTGCGGGAGGTGTCGGCGCGGGTGGTGGCGACCCTGGACGGCCTCGACGAGTCGAGACTGGATGAGGTGAGTGCGCGGCACCTGCCGGGCTTCCCGGAGGGCATGACGGTCCGGTACTTCCTGATTCACCTGTACGGGCACCTGAACTGGCACCTGGGACAGGTGGATTACCACCGCCGGATGCTGGACTGA
- a CDS encoding Lrp/AsnC family transcriptional regulator, with amino-acid sequence MRQSGGHLDPLDHRILQELQTDSRLSMRELGRRVGLSAPAVTERVRRLEDAGVILGYGIRVASKPLGRTITAFIGVQDSGRNDPTLVRWATRHDGVLECHSVTGDNSCILKVAVPDVGALEHMLTELINMGFTCDTSIVLSTPLEGKLLLPPR; translated from the coding sequence ATGAGACAGTCCGGCGGCCACCTCGACCCCCTCGACCACCGCATCCTGCAGGAACTCCAGACGGACTCCCGCCTAAGCATGCGAGAACTCGGCCGCCGCGTCGGCCTGAGCGCTCCCGCCGTCACCGAACGCGTCCGCCGCCTCGAGGACGCCGGCGTGATCCTCGGCTACGGCATCCGCGTCGCCAGCAAACCCCTGGGGCGCACCATCACTGCGTTCATCGGCGTGCAGGACAGTGGCCGCAACGACCCCACCCTGGTCCGCTGGGCCACCAGACACGACGGCGTGCTGGAATGCCACAGCGTCACCGGGGACAACTCATGCATCCTGAAAGTCGCTGTGCCGGACGTCGGCGCGCTGGAACACATGCTGACCGAACTGATCAACATGGGCTTCACCTGCGACACCAGCATCGTCCTCAGCACCCCCCTGGAAGGCAAACTGCTCCTCCCGCCCAGGTGA
- the ablA gene encoding lysine 2,3-aminomutase — protein MPIHPQATLRSQMMLPRNHRADKWADVPDEQWYDWKWQLKNRINSVAELEEVLTLTDSERKGASAEGIFRLDITPYFASLMDRDDPTCPVRRQVIPTEEELQPFTSMMEDSLAEDKHSPVPGLVHRYPDRVLMLVTTQCASYCRYCTRSRIVGDPTETFNPAEYEQQLNYLRNTPQVRDVLLSGGDPLTLAPKVLGRLLAELRKIEHIEIIRIGTRVPVFMPMRVTQELCDVLAENHPVWMNIHVNHPKEITPEVADACDRLTRAGVPLGNQSVLLRGVNDHPVIMQKLVRELVKIRVRPYYIYQCDLVHGAGHLRTTVSKGLEIMESLRGHTSGYSVPTYVVDAPGGGGKIPVAPNYVLSHSPEKLILRNFEGYIAAYSEPTDYTGPDMLVPTDWQRKEPGQSGIFGLMEGERISIEPKEFAESRHRPGATQHRLNSREDKWAAHGIGAQATDTAPDGMIETPQPVQSEPQTISGD, from the coding sequence ATGCCCATTCACCCGCAGGCCACCCTTCGCAGCCAGATGATGCTGCCCCGCAACCACCGCGCCGACAAGTGGGCCGACGTGCCCGACGAGCAGTGGTACGACTGGAAATGGCAGCTGAAAAACCGCATCAACAGCGTCGCCGAACTCGAGGAAGTCCTCACCCTCACCGACAGCGAGCGCAAGGGCGCGTCAGCGGAGGGCATCTTCCGCCTGGACATCACCCCGTACTTCGCCAGCCTCATGGACCGCGACGACCCCACCTGCCCCGTCAGGCGCCAGGTCATCCCCACCGAGGAAGAACTCCAGCCGTTCACGAGCATGATGGAAGACTCCCTGGCGGAGGACAAGCACAGCCCCGTCCCCGGCCTCGTGCACCGCTACCCGGACCGCGTGCTGATGCTCGTCACCACGCAGTGCGCCAGCTACTGCCGCTACTGCACCCGCAGCCGCATCGTCGGCGACCCCACCGAGACCTTCAACCCCGCCGAGTACGAACAGCAGCTGAACTACCTGCGCAACACCCCCCAGGTCCGCGACGTGCTGCTCAGCGGCGGTGACCCCCTCACCCTCGCGCCGAAAGTCCTGGGTCGCCTGCTGGCCGAACTGCGCAAGATCGAGCACATCGAGATCATCCGCATCGGCACCCGCGTCCCCGTGTTCATGCCCATGCGCGTCACGCAGGAACTCTGCGACGTCCTCGCGGAGAACCACCCGGTGTGGATGAACATTCACGTCAACCACCCCAAGGAAATCACCCCGGAAGTCGCCGACGCCTGCGACCGCCTCACCCGCGCTGGAGTGCCCCTCGGCAACCAGAGCGTGCTGCTGCGCGGCGTGAACGACCACCCCGTCATCATGCAGAAACTCGTACGCGAACTCGTCAAGATCCGCGTGCGCCCCTACTACATCTACCAGTGCGACCTCGTCCACGGCGCCGGGCACCTGCGCACCACCGTCAGCAAGGGCCTGGAAATCATGGAAAGCCTCCGCGGCCACACCAGCGGCTACAGCGTCCCCACCTACGTCGTGGACGCCCCCGGCGGCGGCGGCAAGATCCCCGTCGCGCCCAACTACGTCCTCTCGCACAGCCCCGAGAAGCTCATCCTGCGCAACTTCGAAGGCTACATCGCCGCGTACAGCGAACCCACCGACTACACCGGCCCCGACATGCTCGTCCCCACCGACTGGCAACGCAAGGAACCCGGCCAGAGCGGCATCTTTGGCCTCATGGAAGGCGAACGCATTTCCATTGAACCCAAGGAATTCGCCGAATCCCGCCACCGCCCCGGCGCCACCCAGCACCGCCTCAACAGCCGCGAAGACAAATGGGCCGCCCACGGCATCGGCGCGCAGGCCACCGACACCGCCCCCGACGGCATGATCGAAACGCCCCAGCCCGTCCAGAGCGAACCCCAGACCATCAGCGGCGACTGA
- a CDS encoding acetyl ornithine aminotransferase family protein — translation MTTLAKPRQPELKTALPGPKTASIMERDSQHLSTSYMRPYPFVPDHGEGVWLTDVDGNTMLDFFAGIAVSTTGHAHPHVVQAVQEQITKFTHVCLTDYPQEITTSLAERLVKHVEKPGEKWRVFFSNSGAEAVEAAVKLARNHTGRQHIISTMGSFHGRTYGAITLTGSKTKYKRGFGPLLPAVSHVPYPNPFRPPLGSTAETCGQAVLDHIEGLFVGILPVDEVAAIIVEPMQGEGGYIVPPADFLPGLRALCDKYGIMLIFDEVQAGMGRTGKMFSFQHFDVQPDIITSAKGIASGMPLGALLAKESVMTWPVGSHGSTYGGNPVAAAAAHSTLDLLEGKVQHLGCGANLMDNAAQVGEFIMAELKGMQAEFPFLGDVRGRGLFIGLEFVKPDGSPDGALRDRASMAMFERGLLNLDCGEAVIRISPPLILTREEAATGLEIMRETLRTLL, via the coding sequence ATGACCACTCTTGCCAAACCCCGTCAGCCTGAACTGAAGACTGCTCTGCCCGGCCCGAAGACCGCTTCGATCATGGAGCGGGACAGCCAGCACCTCTCGACGTCGTACATGCGTCCTTACCCCTTCGTGCCGGATCACGGTGAGGGCGTGTGGCTGACGGACGTGGATGGGAACACCATGCTGGATTTCTTCGCGGGGATCGCGGTGAGCACGACCGGGCACGCGCATCCGCATGTGGTGCAGGCGGTGCAGGAGCAGATCACGAAGTTCACGCACGTGTGCCTGACGGATTACCCGCAGGAGATCACGACCAGCCTCGCTGAGCGTCTCGTGAAGCACGTGGAGAAGCCGGGTGAGAAGTGGCGCGTGTTCTTCAGCAACAGCGGCGCCGAGGCGGTCGAGGCGGCCGTGAAGCTGGCGCGCAACCACACGGGGCGGCAGCACATCATCTCGACGATGGGCAGCTTCCACGGGCGGACGTACGGCGCGATCACGCTGACGGGCAGCAAGACGAAGTACAAGCGTGGCTTCGGTCCGCTGCTGCCTGCCGTGTCGCACGTGCCGTACCCGAACCCGTTCCGTCCGCCGCTGGGCAGCACGGCCGAGACGTGCGGTCAGGCGGTGCTGGATCACATCGAGGGGCTGTTCGTGGGCATCCTGCCCGTCGATGAGGTCGCGGCGATCATCGTGGAACCCATGCAGGGCGAGGGCGGGTACATCGTGCCCCCGGCGGACTTCCTGCCGGGCCTGCGGGCGCTGTGCGACAAGTACGGCATCATGCTGATCTTCGACGAGGTGCAGGCCGGGATGGGCCGCACCGGGAAGATGTTCAGCTTCCAGCACTTCGACGTGCAGCCGGACATCATCACGTCCGCGAAGGGCATCGCGTCGGGCATGCCGCTGGGCGCGCTGCTGGCCAAGGAGAGTGTCATGACGTGGCCGGTCGGGTCGCACGGCAGCACGTACGGCGGGAACCCGGTGGCGGCGGCGGCGGCGCACTCGACGCTGGACCTGCTGGAAGGCAAGGTGCAGCACCTGGGTTGCGGCGCGAACCTCATGGACAATGCCGCGCAGGTGGGCGAGTTCATCATGGCCGAGCTGAAGGGCATGCAGGCGGAATTCCCGTTCCTGGGCGACGTGCGTGGGCGCGGCCTGTTCATCGGACTGGAGTTCGTGAAGCCCGACGGCAGCCCGGACGGCGCGCTGCGGGACCGGGCGAGCATGGCGATGTTCGAGCGGGGCCTGCTGAACCTCGACTGCGGTGAGGCCGTGATCCGTATTTCCCCGCCGCTGATCCTGACCCGCGAGGAGGCCGCGACGGGCCTGGAGATCATGCGCGAGACGCTGCGCACCCTGCTGTAA
- a CDS encoding PQQ-binding-like beta-propeller repeat protein has translation MTLTGFHAASAQSVPSPTPQFTAPKVDVFKELRVISGVTVSPNGDLTFVGSDAKIHRTDATGSEKWVYTVGDIGRAYPVVTPQGVTIAASYDDTVYALDPAGKLLWKQKLDGDIYATPALRIDGSVIVATAGGSVHALSAAGKLLWSYKVGSPVFSSPAIGPDGTIYFGSQNNRMNALTADGKPKWTYSAGSLVFSSPAVGPDGSVYFGSSDRRIHAVTPDGQPRWTVLTGLFVNASPIITSGGLVVVGSYDGSVYAVNTTGETEWTYRAGAGIAGSAVELSDGSVLVADLSGTVHAIGKAGQALWQLKTGKKIDTGISVSDQGSLYFVTDGGGLNILQKQRPLAVGPWTTFHGAPNPVGRVPTPVELQAQTQARRAAASAVIAALKPSTTATTAPAQPARPPQPTQPAAQPTRPAQSTQPTQPTQPSQPVRPAQPAQPAAPALTPAQFAAAAGQKARVADGQLFLPLTEVAGALGLDVRNVTVRTATLRVKGQNLPVTVRMLDRAAFVPLAALADLPDAQARLTRTPTAGITLTVDGRSAVFPVAVAGLLSLQSPPEFASPR, from the coding sequence ATGACATTGACTGGTTTTCACGCTGCCAGCGCTCAGAGTGTCCCCTCACCCACGCCTCAGTTCACCGCGCCCAAGGTCGACGTGTTCAAGGAACTGCGCGTCATTTCCGGCGTGACCGTCTCCCCGAACGGCGACCTCACCTTCGTGGGATCCGACGCGAAGATCCACCGCACCGACGCCACAGGCAGTGAAAAGTGGGTCTACACGGTCGGTGACATCGGCCGCGCGTACCCGGTCGTGACGCCGCAGGGCGTGACGATCGCCGCGTCCTACGACGACACCGTGTACGCCCTCGATCCGGCCGGCAAACTCCTGTGGAAGCAGAAACTGGACGGGGACATCTACGCCACGCCCGCGCTGCGCATCGACGGCAGCGTGATCGTCGCCACGGCCGGCGGCAGCGTGCACGCCCTGAGCGCCGCCGGGAAACTCCTCTGGTCGTACAAGGTGGGCTCGCCGGTGTTCAGCAGCCCCGCCATCGGTCCGGACGGCACCATCTACTTCGGGTCGCAGAACAACCGCATGAACGCCCTGACCGCAGACGGGAAACCGAAGTGGACGTACTCGGCCGGTTCGCTGGTGTTCAGCTCCCCGGCGGTCGGTCCGGACGGCAGCGTGTACTTCGGCAGCAGCGACCGCCGCATTCACGCCGTCACGCCCGACGGGCAGCCCAGGTGGACGGTCCTGACCGGCCTGTTCGTGAACGCCAGCCCGATCATCACGAGCGGCGGGCTGGTCGTGGTGGGCAGCTACGACGGCAGCGTGTACGCCGTGAACACCACCGGCGAGACCGAATGGACGTACCGGGCCGGGGCGGGCATCGCGGGCAGTGCCGTGGAACTCAGCGACGGCAGCGTCCTCGTTGCGGACCTGAGCGGCACCGTGCACGCCATCGGGAAGGCCGGGCAGGCCCTGTGGCAGCTGAAGACCGGCAAGAAGATCGACACGGGCATCAGCGTCAGTGACCAGGGCAGTCTGTACTTCGTGACGGACGGCGGCGGCCTGAACATCCTGCAGAAGCAGCGGCCCCTGGCGGTCGGCCCCTGGACGACCTTCCACGGCGCGCCGAATCCCGTGGGTCGCGTCCCGACGCCGGTGGAACTTCAGGCGCAGACGCAGGCGCGCCGCGCCGCCGCGAGTGCCGTGATCGCGGCCCTGAAGCCCAGTACCACCGCGACGACTGCCCCGGCTCAGCCCGCGCGTCCCCCGCAACCCACTCAACCGGCTGCGCAGCCCACGCGGCCCGCTCAATCCACGCAGCCCACCCAACCGACCCAGCCCAGTCAGCCGGTGCGTCCGGCGCAGCCCGCCCAGCCCGCCGCACCGGCCCTGACGCCCGCTCAGTTCGCCGCGGCGGCGGGACAGAAGGCACGTGTAGCCGACGGTCAGCTGTTCCTGCCGCTGACCGAGGTGGCCGGCGCGCTGGGCCTGGACGTGCGGAACGTGACCGTCCGCACCGCAACCCTGCGCGTGAAGGGACAGAACCTGCCCGTCACCGTGCGCATGCTGGACCGCGCGGCCTTCGTGCCACTGGCGGCCCTGGCTGACCTGCCGGACGCTCAGGCCCGCCTGACCCGCACCCCCACCGCCGGCATCACGCTGACCGTGGACGGTCGCTCGGCGGTGTTCCCGGTCGCCGTGGCAGGCCTGCTGAGCCTGCAGTCCCCGCCGGAATTCGCCAGCCCCCGCTGA